In Ovis aries strain OAR_USU_Benz2616 breed Rambouillet chromosome 16, ARS-UI_Ramb_v3.0, whole genome shotgun sequence, one DNA window encodes the following:
- the SH3PXD2B gene encoding SH3 and PX domain-containing protein 2B isoform X5: MQMLDKFPMEGGQKDPKQRIIPFLPGKILFRRSHIRDVAVKRLIPIDEYCKALIQLPPYISQCDEVLQFFETRPEDLNPPKEEHVGKKKSGGDLTSVDPMVLEQYVVVADYQKQESSEISLSVGQVVDIIEKNESGWWFVSTAEEQGWVPATCLEGQDGVQDEFSLQPEEVSWRYWSLPQPTGRRRTLGDLYAVSWHQEEKYTVIYPYTARDQDEMNLERGAVVEVIQKNLEGWWKIRYQGKEGWAPASYLRKSSGEPSPPKLGPGSPAHVGVLELDGVSRQQNSAGREKELLNNQRDGRIEGRPAPDSDIKQRSPKMRQRPPPRRDMTIPRGLNLPKPPIPPQVEEEYYTIAEFQTTIPDGISFQAGLKVEVIEKNLSGWWYIQIEDKEGWAPATFIDKYKKTSNASRPNFLAPLPSEVAQLRLGDTAATENSSGSEAGGPSRPLPDAPHGAGDSGTPWAKDWKGGKEMLRKASSDTSSCAGYEEISDPDLEEKPSLPPRKESIIKSEGELQERQRMEQFRGSSPKPPGMILPMIPAKHAPPARDSRKAEPKPEKSKLFQPKNETGLECGHRVLAKEVKKPSLRPVSRSKAGPPEEKPEAVPQNLFLKSKPQVRPKPAPSPRTEPPQGEDPVDICNLRSKLRPAKSQEKASVDGESSLQAGGGQDGAFSRGFPPGEGPGRAQDRTSKQEGPSPKEAPCRAPPRPAKTADPVPKGAPVPLQEASLQRPVVPPRRPPPPKKTSSSSRPLPEVRGPLPEVRGPLPEVRGPLPEVRGPQRESSEGKAAPAPGRALLVPPKAKPFLSNSSGGQDDMRGKGGLGPRMMGKMGENKEKVAAGPFPSTDGPKDLYVAVANFEGDQDTSGFQEGTVFEVREKNSSGWWFCQVQSGAPSWEGWIPSNYLRKKP; encoded by the exons GGGGCGACCTGACCTCAGTGGACCCCATGGTCTTGGAGCAGTATGTGGTGGTGGCGGACTACCAGAAGCAGGAGAGCTCGGAGATCAGCCTCAGCGTGGGGCAAGTGGTGGACATCATCGAGAAGAACGAGTCAG GTTGGTGGTTCGTGAGCACTGCTGAAGAGCAAGGCTGGGTCCCTGCAACCTGCCTGGAAGGGCAGGATGGCGTGCAAGATGAGTTCTCCCTGCAGCCTGAAGAAG TCTCATGGAGGTACTGGTCTCTGCCCCAGCCCACGGGTCGCCGCCGGACGCTGGGGGACTTGTATGCCGTCAGCTGGCATCAAG AAGAGAAGTACACAGTCATCTACCCCTACACAGCCCGTGACCAAGATGAAATGAACCTGGAGAGAGGAGCTGTGGTGGAGGTCATCCAGAAAAACCTGGAAGGCTGGTGGAAGATCAG gtATCAGGGCAAAGAGGGCTGGGCCCCAGCCTCCTACCTGAGGAAGAGCAGTGGGGAACCCTCACCCCCGAAGCTGGGCCCTGGCTCACCCGCCCACGTGGGCGTCCTGGAGCTCGACGGTGTCTCCCGGCAGCAGAACTCGGCGGGCCGGGAGAAGGAGCTGCTCAACAACCAGAGGGATGGCCGGATTGAGGGCCGCCCTGCGCCTGACAGTGACATCAAGCAGA GATCACCCAAGATGAGGCAGAGACCCCCTCCTCGCCGGGATATGACCATA CCTCGAGGTCTCAACCTGCCCAAGCCTCCCATCCCGCCTCAAGTGGAGGAAGAGTATTACACCATTGCCGAATTCCAGACGACCATCCCTGATGGCATCAGCTTCCAGGCGGGCCTGAAGGTTGAA GTGATCGAGAAGAACTTAAGCGGCTGGTGGTACATTCAGATCGAAGATAAGGAGGGATGGGCCCCAGCGACCTTCATTGACAAGTATAAGAAGACTAGCAATGCCTCAAGACCCAACTTCCTGGCTCCCTTGCCCAGCGAGGTGGCGCAGCTCCGGCTGGGGGACACAGCAGCAACGGAGAACAGCTCAGGCAGTGAAGCTGGTGGCCCTTCCCGGCCCCTGCCCGACGCCCCGCACGGCGCGGGGGACTCCGGGACGCCGTGGGCCAAAGACTGGAAGGGTGGAAAGGAGATGCTGAGGAAGGCATCTTCAGACACATCTTCGTGTGCAGGCTACGAGGAGATCTCAGACCCCGACCTGGAGGAGaaacccagcctccctccccGGAAAGAATCCATCATCAAGTCGGAAGGGGAACTGCAGGAGCGGCAGAGGATGGAGCAGTTCAGGGGTTCTTCACCCAAGCCACCTGGCATGATCTTGCCAATGATCCCAGCCAAACACGCCCCGCCGGCCCGGGACAGCAGGAAAGCGGAGCCCAAACCTGAGAAAAGCAAGTTGTTCCAGCCGAAAAACGAGACGGGGCTGGAGTGCGGCCACAGAGTGCTGGCCAAGGAGGTGAAGAAGCCCAGCCTGCGACCTGTCTCCAGATCCAAAGCTGGCCCGCCGGAGGAGAAGCCGGAAGCCGTTCCCCAGAACCTTTTCTTGAAGTCCAAACCTCAGGTTAGGCCAAAACCAGCTCCTTCCCCCAGGACAGAGCCACCTCAGGGCGAAGACCCAGTGGACATCTGTAACCTCCGGAGCAAGCTCAGGCCTGCCAAGTCCCAGGAGAAGGCCTCTGTAGATGGAGAGAGCAGCCTCCAGGCAGGAGGAGGCCAGGATGGGGCCTTCAGTCGTGGCTTCCCTCCAGGGGAGGGGCCTGGCCGTGCCCAGGACAGGACGAGCAAGCAGGAGGGACCCAGCCCAAAGGAGGCGCCCTGCAGAGCCCCTCCAAGGCCAGCCAAGACTGCCGATCCTGTGCCTAAGGGTGCACCGGTCCCTCTCCAAGAGGCTTCCCTCCAGAGACCTGTGGTCCCGCCTCGGAGACCGCCACCCCCTAAGAAAACCTCCTCATCGTCTAGGCCCCTTCCAGAGGTCAGAGGTCCACTTCCAGAGGTCAGAGGGCCCCTTCCAGAGGTCAGAGGGCCCCTTCCAGAGGTCAGAGGGCCGCAGCGGGAGAGCAGCGAAGGCAAGGCAGCTCCTGCCCCGGGCCGGGCCCTGCTTGTCCCCCCGAAAGCCAAACCTTTTCTCTCCAACTCCTCAGGGGGGCAGGATGACATGCGAGGCAAAGGTGGGCTGGGGCCACGGATGATGGGCAAGATGGGAGAAAACAAGGAGAAAGTGGCTGCAGGCCCCTTCCCCAGCACCGACGGCCCGAAGGACTTGTACGTGGCCGTGGCCAACTTTGAAGGAGACCAAGATACCAGCGGCTTCCAGGAGGGAACAGTGTTTGAGGTCCGGGAAAAGAACAGCAGCGGCTGGTGGTTCTGCCAGGTCCAGAGCGGGGCCCCATCCTGGGAAGGGTGGATTCCTTCCAACTATCTCAGAAAGAAGCCCTAG